The sequence below is a genomic window from Qipengyuania flava.
CACCTGGATCACGGCGAGGCCGAACTTCATCGGCGTGCTGGGTTCGGCGCCTTTGCGCGCCAGCCCCTGCCACAGCATCGCGAAGAGCGGTGCGAGCAGCACGATGTAGATCGCGTTGATCGACTGGAACATCGATGCGTTCACGCCTTCGGTGTCGACGTGGCGGTCGGTGAAGACGTTGAGCGACGAACCCGCCTGCTCGAACAGCGCCCAGAAGACGATCGACACGAAGATCAGGAACATCGCAGCGAAGATGCGATCGCGTTCCTCGGCCGGCAGCTTGGCCACGGCGGTGTACAGGACATACGCCACAAGGCCGCCGCCGAAGACGAGCAGCACCCAGCCCACGAGATCCTGGTACTGGATGGCGAGCCAGCAGAGCGCGACCATGCCGAGGCCCGCGCCGTAGATGCCGAATTCCTTGCCGCCGGCGATCTTCGCCGGGTCCTTCGGCTCACCCTTGCCCTTGAGCAGCGGCTTGCCGATCACGAAGAAGACGAGGCCGATCAGCATACCCACGCCGGCGAGGCCGAAGCCGTATTCCCAGCCGTAGGTCTGGCCGAGGAAGCCGCAGATGATCGAAGCGGTCGCGGCGCCGACGTTAATCCCCATGTAGAAGATGGTGTAAGCCGGGTCGCGGCGGATATCGGTCCGCTCGTAGAGCTGGCCGACGATCACCGAGATGTTCGCCTTGAGGAAGCCCGAGCCCACGATGATCAGCGCCAGCGCGAGCCAGAACACGTTGATCATCGGGTCGTCCTGGCCGCCGCCGCCTTCGAACGCCATGAAGAAGTGGCCGAAGGTCAGCAGGATCGCGCCGAACAGCACCGCCTTGCGCTGACCGAGATACCGGTCGGCAAGGTAGCCGCCCACGACCGGCGCAATGTACACCAGCGCGGTGTAGGCACCGTAGATGACGTAGGCCTTGTCCTCGGCAAACATCCAGTGCTGGATCAGGTAGAAGATCAGCAGGGCGCGCATGCCGTAGTAGGAGAAGCGCTCCCACATTTCGGCCATGAACAGCAGGAACAGCCCCTTGGGGTGCCCGATGACCTCTTCCTGCGGGCGGGTGATCAGCACCACGCCGCCGATGAGAAACGCTGCCAGTGCGACCACGGCAACCCTGAAAGTCCACATTTCGAACGCAGAGTCGAATGTGAAGAACATACCCTCGACCATAGATTTACGGTGTCCTTGTAATTTCCTGACCGGAACCGCGCAGGCGCGCCGGCCCTCCCCGAAGAAGCGCGCACCCTAGCGGTCTCGTGCGCAATGTGAAGCCTTAGTTACAGTCGTGACCGCATTGGCCGCAATCGGACGGAAAAGCGGGGAACCTTGTGCGCCGCGCTGTATTATGGCACTGTAGCAGTCTGTCGTTCGGGGAAGTGCAATGCCTAACCAGTCCAAGCCCGTTTATCTCAAGCTGCGCGACATGATCGCGGCGTCCATCATCGACGGACGTTATGCCGAAGGGGCCATGCTGCCCTCGGTGCGCGCGCTGGCCGCCGAACAGGGCGCAAACCCGCTCACGGTCGCCAAGGCTTATCAGCAGTTTCAAAAC
It includes:
- a CDS encoding peptide MFS transporter codes for the protein MVEGMFFTFDSAFEMWTFRVAVVALAAFLIGGVVLITRPQEEVIGHPKGLFLLFMAEMWERFSYYGMRALLIFYLIQHWMFAEDKAYVIYGAYTALVYIAPVVGGYLADRYLGQRKAVLFGAILLTFGHFFMAFEGGGGQDDPMINVFWLALALIIVGSGFLKANISVIVGQLYERTDIRRDPAYTIFYMGINVGAATASIICGFLGQTYGWEYGFGLAGVGMLIGLVFFVIGKPLLKGKGEPKDPAKIAGGKEFGIYGAGLGMVALCWLAIQYQDLVGWVLLVFGGGLVAYVLYTAVAKLPAEERDRIFAAMFLIFVSIVFWALFEQAGSSLNVFTDRHVDTEGVNASMFQSINAIYIVLLAPLFAMLWQGLARKGAEPSTPMKFGLAVIQVGLGFLVLVWGAESVGVNVPTPVIFIFLIYLLHTTGELCLSPVGLSAMNRLSPGHMASLIMGTWFFASATGNFAAGLIAAATGGEGVGEEAGKQVVLDVYTTVGWYAVGIGVVVMVISPLIKKLMHLDTLKDDALEGQAEAGLEPQEAGVHPTTQSGN
- a CDS encoding GntR family transcriptional regulator, whose product is MPNQSKPVYLKLRDMIAASIIDGRYAEGAMLPSVRALAAEQGANPLTVAKAYQQFQNDGLVEVQRGVGMYVVTGAADRLRRTEREAFLRDEWPEIRARMDRLGVSASELLEEA